In the Leptospira limi genome, one interval contains:
- the pyk gene encoding pyruvate kinase: MPVDDKIPQKRTKIICTIGPASANRETILNLIYAGMDLARMNFSHSTHDYHKEIFELIRECEQESGKSIGILADLQGPKIRTGKLGTGPIELKSGDQIAINNKADFIGTKEEIGCTYQYILNDIDVGHKILIDDGKLAFVVKSKTKERAILETVIGGVLKDNKGINLPGTPISAPALSEKDIEDLQFALSLGVDYIALSFVRRASDLEMARQFMKDSYAGLIAKIERPEAIQNIEEIIDHCDGIMIARGDLGVELDTQYVPIIQKEMITKLNQRGKPVITATQMLETMIDNPRPTRAEASDVANAVMDGTDAVMLSGETASGKYPVETVKTMTSIIQAAEESEIYLSHLRSMDRSEFEVERTALGSAAESISRSIHAKAIINFTRSGYSSLLSSEFRPLNPIYSFTPFLGTARKMQLFWGVESYVMPMMDKFPDMISFMSKTLKSEGKLKSGDTVVILSGAPGSVAQTVDFIQIHKIK, translated from the coding sequence ATGCCGGTAGACGATAAAATCCCTCAAAAACGCACAAAAATTATATGTACCATTGGACCTGCCTCAGCGAATCGGGAAACCATTCTGAATTTAATTTATGCAGGTATGGACCTCGCTCGGATGAACTTTTCCCATTCCACTCATGATTACCACAAAGAGATCTTCGAATTAATCCGTGAATGTGAACAAGAATCGGGAAAATCAATTGGGATTTTAGCAGATTTACAGGGACCAAAAATACGCACAGGGAAATTGGGCACAGGACCAATCGAATTAAAGTCGGGTGACCAAATTGCCATCAATAACAAAGCAGACTTTATAGGAACCAAAGAAGAAATCGGATGTACCTACCAGTACATTCTGAACGATATTGATGTTGGACATAAAATTCTCATCGATGATGGAAAACTTGCGTTTGTTGTAAAATCCAAAACAAAAGAACGAGCCATCTTGGAAACGGTAATTGGAGGAGTCTTAAAAGACAATAAAGGAATCAATTTACCAGGCACACCCATTTCTGCACCTGCCCTTTCAGAAAAAGATATTGAAGACCTACAATTTGCACTTTCACTGGGAGTTGATTATATTGCGTTATCATTTGTTAGACGAGCTAGTGATTTAGAAATGGCACGCCAATTTATGAAAGACAGTTACGCAGGACTGATCGCAAAAATAGAAAGACCGGAAGCCATTCAAAACATCGAAGAAATCATCGACCATTGTGATGGTATCATGATAGCAAGAGGTGATTTAGGGGTAGAACTTGACACTCAATATGTCCCTATCATCCAAAAGGAAATGATCACAAAACTCAATCAAAGAGGGAAACCAGTGATCACCGCCACACAAATGTTAGAGACAATGATCGACAATCCAAGACCAACAAGGGCCGAAGCAAGTGATGTGGCAAACGCTGTGATGGATGGAACCGATGCAGTTATGTTATCTGGTGAAACTGCTTCTGGAAAGTATCCCGTTGAAACCGTTAAAACGATGACAAGCATCATCCAAGCTGCCGAAGAATCTGAAATTTATTTGTCACACTTAAGGAGTATGGACCGTTCCGAATTTGAAGTGGAACGTACGGCTCTTGGAAGTGCTGCAGAATCAATTTCCAGATCCATACATGCGAAAGCCATTATCAACTTTACTAGGTCAGGTTATTCTTCTTTATTATCATCTGAGTTTCGTCCACTCAATCCAATTTATTCTTTTACTCCCTTCTTAGGGACAGCAAGAAAGATGCAATTGTTTTGGGGTGTTGAATCCTATGTGATGCCTATGATGGATAAGTTCCCTGATATGATTTCCTTTATGAGTAAAACTTTAAAATCAGAAGGAAAACTAAAATCGGGAGATACGGTTGTGATTTTGTCAGGTGCTCCTGGTTCAGTGGCACAGACAGTTGATTTTATCCAGATTCACAAAATCAAATAA
- a CDS encoding VOC family protein, protein MKYLHTMIRVQNLEKALHFFVDILGLKVSRQKEYPEGKFTLVFLSTGENDSSEIELTYNWDQSEPYSVGRNFGHLAYEVENIYETCEKIQSMGVVINRPPRDGRMAFVRSPDLISIELLQKGNPLPPKEPWISMPNTGEW, encoded by the coding sequence ATGAAATATTTACATACGATGATTCGTGTCCAAAATTTGGAGAAAGCTCTCCATTTTTTTGTGGATATATTGGGCTTGAAAGTTTCACGCCAGAAGGAATACCCAGAAGGTAAATTCACTCTTGTATTTTTATCCACTGGAGAAAATGACAGTTCCGAAATCGAACTCACTTATAATTGGGATCAGTCCGAACCATATTCAGTAGGTAGGAATTTTGGGCACCTCGCATACGAAGTTGAAAACATTTACGAAACTTGTGAAAAAATCCAATCGATGGGAGTTGTTATAAACAGACCACCTAGGGATGGTCGTATGGCATTTGTTAGATCACCTGATCTCATTTCCATTGAGTTGTTACAAAAAGGAAATCCTTTACCTCCGAAAGAACCGTGGATTTCTATGCCAAATACGGGAGAGTGGTGA
- a CDS encoding MlaD family protein: MNQSNKIYFKVGIFVLVSFFTLILFLIVFTAGNIFQRSVSLETYFDESVQGLDIGSPVKHRGVKVGTVQEITFVQNEYADKLNEDTALRYGRYVLIKMSVPDFVKGVYGNDLKKTVERMIQSGLRVRLASQGLTGTAYLEVDYLNPEKNPPLSIEWEPKTVYIPSAPSTISRFTASVDKFFDKVEKADVDKILMGVGDLIKNLNQTILDARLGDLSREATSLLVDLRKTNGEVKALIASPETQNLPKKLDQSVSQLQTTLKRLDTLLAANQGDISTSIENLRIASEDLKEVTSNAKKYPSQFLFGDAPNKSKLWK; the protein is encoded by the coding sequence ATGAACCAATCCAATAAAATCTATTTTAAAGTTGGAATTTTTGTTTTAGTTAGTTTTTTTACTCTAATCCTTTTTCTCATCGTATTCACGGCTGGGAATATTTTCCAAAGGTCAGTCAGTTTAGAAACTTACTTTGATGAGTCGGTACAAGGTTTAGATATAGGATCGCCTGTGAAACACAGGGGGGTAAAGGTAGGAACCGTCCAAGAAATTACTTTTGTACAAAATGAATATGCAGACAAACTAAACGAAGATACGGCTCTACGTTATGGAAGGTATGTTCTCATTAAAATGTCAGTTCCTGATTTTGTGAAAGGTGTATATGGGAACGATCTAAAAAAGACTGTAGAGAGAATGATCCAAAGTGGTCTTCGTGTACGTCTCGCCTCACAAGGGTTAACGGGCACTGCGTATTTAGAAGTCGATTATTTGAATCCTGAAAAAAATCCTCCTTTATCCATTGAGTGGGAACCAAAAACAGTATATATTCCATCAGCACCAAGTACTATCTCAAGATTTACAGCTTCAGTTGATAAGTTTTTTGATAAGGTAGAAAAAGCAGATGTAGACAAAATTCTAATGGGTGTTGGTGATTTGATCAAAAATTTAAACCAAACGATTTTGGACGCAAGACTTGGTGACCTTTCTAGGGAAGCAACTTCATTACTTGTGGACTTACGGAAAACGAATGGAGAAGTAAAAGCACTCATCGCAAGCCCAGAAACTCAAAATCTCCCTAAAAAACTAGACCAATCAGTTTCACAATTACAAACAACACTCAAACGATTGGATACATTACTCGCAGCAAACCAAGGTGATATTTCTACTTCCATTGAAAACTTACGAATTGCCTCAGAAGACTTAAAAGAAGTAACTTCAAATGCGAAAAAATACCCTTCCCAATTTTTATTTGGAGATGCACCAAACAAGTCTAAACTTTGGAAATGA
- a CDS encoding sterol desaturase family protein — protein MRLIESIVPFYFLLMIIEIVYTRIKKKDFYYFEDSLADLSLGVLSRIFDGLVLLGLVFVYDKLYLLSFGVETLSKFYLAPSSILHWLVLFVLLDFLFYLAHRYSHEIKILWASHVVHHSSEEFNLSVALRQSFIRNIGIGIFYLPIALLGFPVESYLIIDALNRTYQFWVHTRAIHKLPNWFEAIFVTPSHHRVHHAMNPEYIDKNYGGVFIFWDKIFGTYCEETFEPRYGLTTQLHSYDPINANVHVLKDLFSDLIHTKNKWQGIVSFFSYPSVRPDDLQVVMDRGVRDPKLWLSHHYLELKNKVHNPVYHKPSGTILYRVFLFIQFVFPSVLTLYFLKRMHLYSLLEVSSVFVLLVFSFYSLGKLLEGKKEWLSVEFPKYFSWLFLLLYFFKS, from the coding sequence ATGAGACTGATTGAATCTATTGTTCCTTTTTATTTTTTACTCATGATCATCGAGATTGTTTATACTCGAATCAAAAAAAAGGATTTCTATTATTTCGAAGACTCACTTGCTGATTTGAGTTTAGGTGTTTTAAGTCGAATCTTTGATGGTTTGGTATTACTTGGTCTTGTGTTCGTTTATGATAAACTCTATCTCTTATCCTTTGGTGTAGAAACACTTTCCAAATTCTATTTAGCTCCATCTTCCATTTTGCATTGGTTGGTTTTATTTGTACTATTGGACTTTTTGTTTTATCTTGCCCACCGATATAGTCATGAGATTAAAATTTTGTGGGCATCTCACGTAGTCCACCATTCCAGTGAAGAGTTCAATTTGTCCGTAGCACTTAGGCAGTCTTTTATCAGAAATATCGGGATAGGTATCTTTTATTTGCCTATTGCACTTTTGGGTTTCCCTGTTGAATCTTATTTGATCATCGATGCACTCAATCGCACTTACCAATTTTGGGTTCATACTCGTGCGATTCATAAATTGCCCAATTGGTTTGAAGCGATATTTGTCACCCCATCGCATCACAGGGTACACCATGCGATGAATCCAGAATACATTGATAAAAATTACGGTGGCGTATTTATTTTCTGGGATAAAATTTTTGGAACCTATTGTGAAGAGACGTTTGAGCCAAGATATGGACTCACAACACAATTACATAGTTATGATCCCATTAATGCCAATGTGCATGTATTAAAAGATTTATTCTCGGATTTGATTCATACTAAAAATAAATGGCAAGGGATAGTTTCCTTTTTTTCCTATCCATCTGTTCGTCCCGATGATTTACAAGTGGTGATGGACCGAGGTGTCAGAGATCCTAAACTGTGGTTGTCACACCATTATTTAGAATTAAAAAACAAGGTACATAACCCAGTCTATCATAAACCATCAGGAACTATCTTGTATCGAGTGTTTTTGTTTATTCAATTTGTATTCCCTTCGGTTCTCACTTTGTATTTCTTAAAACGTATGCACTTGTACAGTCTTTTGGAAGTATCATCTGTATTTGTTTTGTTAGTTTTTTCGTTCTATTCCCTAGGAAAATTATTAGAAGGGAAAAAAGAGTGGCTTTCGGTTGAATTTCCTAAGTATTTCTCTTGGCTATTTCTGCTCTTATATTTTTTTAAATCATAG
- a CDS encoding ABC transporter ATP-binding protein — protein MKEKPIIRVEHLTTGYGHSVIMEDISFDVYKGEIFGILGGSGCGKSTVLKNMIGLTKPFSGRIWIDEDDIVLAEGKQKVAIWNRIGVMYQQSALFGSMSLLENVRLPLEEFTNLPLPIMNEIVMTKLKMVGLFPFAHLSPSELSGGMKKRAAIARAMAMDPEIIFLDEPSAGLDPITSVELDYLIIRLSRTLGVTFVIVTHELPSVFTMADRVIVLDKSKKGIIAEGKPKDLKEKSKDPFVRQFFNRIPQESAPL, from the coding sequence ATGAAAGAGAAACCAATTATTCGTGTCGAACACCTAACAACTGGATATGGCCACTCTGTGATCATGGAAGATATATCTTTTGATGTTTATAAAGGAGAAATTTTCGGGATACTAGGTGGTTCTGGTTGTGGAAAATCAACTGTGCTTAAGAACATGATTGGCTTAACCAAACCTTTTAGTGGAAGGATTTGGATCGATGAGGATGACATCGTTCTTGCAGAAGGCAAACAAAAAGTCGCAATCTGGAACCGAATTGGTGTGATGTACCAACAAAGTGCATTGTTTGGTTCCATGTCTCTTTTAGAAAATGTACGACTGCCATTGGAAGAATTTACAAACTTACCATTACCCATCATGAATGAGATTGTCATGACCAAATTAAAAATGGTAGGTTTGTTTCCATTTGCACATTTGAGTCCTTCTGAATTATCAGGGGGTATGAAAAAACGAGCTGCCATCGCGAGGGCTATGGCGATGGATCCTGAAATTATTTTTTTAGACGAACCAAGCGCTGGCCTTGATCCCATTACCAGTGTCGAACTTGATTATTTAATCATCCGTTTGTCGAGAACCTTAGGAGTTACTTTTGTGATCGTTACACATGAATTACCATCAGTGTTTACAATGGCTGATCGTGTGATTGTGTTAGATAAATCTAAAAAAGGAATTATCGCCGAAGGAAAACCGAAAGACTTAAAAGAAAAATCAAAAGATCCTTTTGTAAGACAATTTTTCAATCGAATCCCACAGGAGAGTGCTCCCTTATGA
- a CDS encoding ABC-type transport auxiliary lipoprotein, LBF_0736 family: MKFLIRIFTVSLFSILFTQCFGVSKTFPEKRFFLIETNDTKQLFSPPKPRTFFVRKVFISQRFEGKEFVYRRDNAVYESDFYNGFFIPPSHNFKEEFSKSLIQSGNFEWDANLHTRLNVTHYIELNLSQLYGDFRSKEPKAVVEFEVVVYEDMNSISSPVFRKTYKQNNTIEKKDAEALVIGWNSALNNAFTELNIDLSKQLK, translated from the coding sequence ATGAAATTTTTGATCCGCATATTTACCGTTAGTTTATTTAGTATTCTATTTACCCAATGTTTTGGTGTCAGTAAAACGTTTCCAGAAAAAAGATTTTTTCTAATTGAGACAAATGATACAAAACAGTTGTTTTCTCCTCCTAAACCAAGAACCTTTTTTGTGCGAAAAGTATTTATCTCACAAAGATTTGAAGGAAAAGAGTTTGTTTACCGAAGGGACAATGCCGTTTATGAATCTGATTTTTATAATGGATTTTTCATTCCTCCCTCGCATAACTTCAAAGAAGAATTTTCGAAATCACTGATACAATCAGGGAATTTTGAATGGGATGCAAATTTACACACAAGATTGAATGTAACTCATTACATTGAACTAAATTTATCTCAATTGTACGGAGATTTTCGATCCAAAGAACCAAAAGCCGTTGTGGAATTTGAAGTTGTTGTTTATGAAGATATGAATAGTATTTCTTCACCAGTGTTTCGAAAAACATACAAACAAAATAACACAATTGAAAAAAAGGATGCAGAAGCACTTGTCATTGGATGGAATTCAGCTCTCAATAACGCATTCACAGAATTGAATATAGATTTGAGTAAACAATTAAAATAA
- a CDS encoding BaiN/RdsA family NAD(P)/FAD-dependent oxidoreductase: MGKKPKIAIIGAGASGCFVANQLFDVFSGNVSIQIFERSKEPLAKLRVSGGGRCNVTHQLFEPEQLSLRYPRGQKELRWAFERFQPKDTIDWFAKRDVTLKAEADGRMFPTTDKSETIIDCFLNELKKNKIPIHFEQGLVGIYKTEKDSESFRLLWEGGREEFFDAVVLATGSNRKVWSMIEKLGHSIINPVPSLFTLTLENTDLMELTGLVVPNAEIKILPKGKPQKGPILITHWGLSGPCALRLSAWEARTLFEANYHVELSVNWLGGESTQFVEDLFLKKKETSPSEKISQDPNWKLPSRFFDWILKESEIQANKRYSDLSKSEIRNVSLNLTQKKLQMVAKGVFKEEFVTAGGVNRKDIQFQTMESKVCKGLYFVGEVIDVDGITGGFNFQNAWTTSVIAAQGIRKSFVI; the protein is encoded by the coding sequence TTGGGTAAAAAACCCAAAATAGCGATTATTGGCGCAGGTGCTTCTGGATGTTTTGTCGCCAACCAATTGTTTGATGTTTTCTCTGGAAATGTTTCCATACAAATTTTTGAGAGGAGTAAAGAACCTCTCGCCAAACTTCGTGTTTCAGGTGGTGGCAGGTGTAATGTAACACACCAATTGTTTGAACCCGAACAGTTATCTCTCCGTTATCCGCGTGGCCAAAAAGAATTACGATGGGCATTTGAAAGGTTCCAACCAAAAGACACAATCGATTGGTTTGCCAAAAGAGATGTGACTCTGAAAGCAGAAGCCGATGGTAGGATGTTCCCAACTACAGATAAGTCAGAAACCATCATCGATTGTTTTTTAAATGAACTAAAAAAAAACAAAATCCCAATTCACTTCGAACAAGGATTAGTTGGAATTTATAAAACGGAAAAAGATTCCGAATCATTTCGATTATTATGGGAAGGTGGTAGAGAGGAATTTTTTGATGCCGTTGTCCTTGCAACAGGTTCAAACAGAAAAGTTTGGAGTATGATTGAAAAACTGGGACATTCGATTATAAACCCAGTGCCTTCTTTATTCACGTTAACTTTAGAAAATACCGATTTGATGGAATTAACTGGGTTGGTTGTACCCAATGCAGAAATTAAAATTTTACCAAAAGGAAAACCTCAAAAAGGACCAATCCTCATTACCCATTGGGGTCTGAGTGGTCCATGTGCACTTCGGCTCTCGGCTTGGGAAGCAAGGACTTTATTTGAAGCCAATTACCATGTTGAATTGTCTGTAAATTGGCTTGGTGGTGAATCCACTCAATTTGTTGAAGATTTGTTTTTGAAAAAAAAAGAAACTTCGCCAAGTGAAAAAATTTCGCAAGATCCTAATTGGAAATTACCCTCTCGATTTTTTGATTGGATATTAAAAGAATCTGAAATTCAGGCAAACAAACGTTATTCGGATTTGAGTAAATCAGAGATTAGAAATGTATCTTTAAACTTAACACAAAAAAAATTACAAATGGTTGCAAAAGGTGTTTTTAAAGAAGAGTTCGTGACTGCTGGTGGAGTGAACCGAAAAGATATCCAATTCCAAACGATGGAAAGTAAGGTTTGTAAAGGATTGTATTTTGTGGGTGAAGTGATTGATGTGGATGGAATCACTGGTGGATTTAATTTTCAAAATGCTTGGACGACAAGTGTCATTGCCGCCCAAGGAATTCGTAAATCATTCGTTATTTGA
- a CDS encoding SpoIIE family protein phosphatase, whose translation MSEYSFKPEILIIDDDTEICETLELIVNGLGYFVRYFTNPLQGLEYFEREKNPIVFLDVNMPQTSGLDVLPKIKAIDSKTQVLMMTGEHDIQTVVSSLYHRASDFILKPFHTKSIEAAISRAFEYYNFLKDKESMDESIKRDLRLAAKIQSKTMNLPVLKRKIYSEIKPVSFVSGDFFQVIPLDENRTLILMGDIEGHGVTSGLIAILMTTIHKELARTTTIAPSQLLSRLNRELCNEIGTHSMTAISIVVDHIEKCITYARGGHPFPIVFQKDSRAPLILQDQSGQILGILKEMEFAENKIQVEVGDILFLYSDGLLASSTHPLVQTLVQLPGGENRIDAMKSEISNYIQYLETSSKASDDISYLLLEI comes from the coding sequence ATGTCCGAGTATTCTTTCAAACCTGAAATTCTCATCATAGATGATGATACCGAAATCTGTGAAACATTAGAATTAATTGTAAATGGTTTGGGTTACTTTGTTCGATACTTCACAAATCCCTTACAAGGATTGGAATACTTTGAAAGGGAAAAAAATCCAATTGTATTCTTAGATGTCAACATGCCACAAACTTCTGGTTTGGATGTATTACCTAAAATCAAGGCTATCGATTCCAAAACGCAAGTGTTAATGATGACGGGGGAACATGACATTCAAACTGTTGTTTCCTCATTGTATCACCGAGCATCGGATTTTATTTTAAAACCATTTCATACAAAATCGATTGAAGCGGCAATTTCAAGGGCATTCGAGTATTATAATTTTTTAAAAGATAAAGAATCAATGGACGAATCGATCAAACGTGATCTCAGGCTCGCTGCCAAAATTCAGTCCAAAACAATGAATTTACCCGTATTAAAACGAAAAATCTATTCTGAAATCAAACCAGTTAGTTTTGTATCAGGAGATTTTTTTCAAGTCATACCACTCGATGAAAACAGAACCTTAATCCTTATGGGAGATATTGAAGGTCATGGTGTGACATCGGGACTCATTGCAATCCTTATGACTACCATTCATAAAGAACTAGCTCGTACAACAACGATTGCTCCGTCACAATTATTGTCTCGTTTGAATCGTGAGTTGTGTAATGAAATTGGCACTCATAGTATGACGGCGATTAGTATCGTAGTCGATCATATTGAAAAATGTATTACGTATGCAAGAGGAGGACATCCTTTTCCCATTGTTTTCCAAAAAGACAGTCGAGCTCCCTTGATCTTACAGGACCAATCAGGGCAGATACTAGGGATCTTAAAGGAAATGGAATTTGCAGAAAATAAAATCCAGGTTGAAGTAGGAGATATTTTATTTTTGTATTCGGATGGACTCCTTGCATCAAGCACTCACCCTCTTGTGCAGACACTTGTGCAACTGCCAGGTGGTGAAAACCGAATTGATGCAATGAAATCAGAAATTTCGAATTATATTCAATATTTGGAAACTTCTTCTAAAGCTTCGGATGACATATCTTATTTGCTTCTAGAGATTTGA
- a CDS encoding MlaE family ABC transporter permease, which yields MESNQRQSSFLWEGNTLEIHLPEIFNTKEVSKDWVTFLESLTKNTPRNISIFAQNLKESDSSGISFLKLVRTECESKKIQFALHGLDEKFNYRLNITNDDSKKYQEQFAIALRKSEQIGKLTIDSLLEFKYLITFTGELTVSFWRSFLHPSKIRWKDSFRVAESMGVNAFPIIAMIGFLLGLIMSFQSAIPMRKFGAEIFVANLVGLSLFRELGPLMTAFILSGRSGSAFAAELGTMKVSEEIDALTTMGLPPVQFLIIPRLVASLIVTPLLTIVFNLFGLIGGAVVLVSFGFPLVTFVNQVNIAVGLSDILGGLLKSYFFGMIIASIGCYRGLKTASGAGAVGESTTSAVVGSIILVSILDGIFSVLYFYLRI from the coding sequence GTGGAATCTAACCAAAGACAATCTTCATTTTTGTGGGAAGGAAATACCTTAGAAATTCACTTACCCGAGATTTTTAATACAAAAGAAGTTTCAAAAGATTGGGTTACCTTTTTGGAGAGTCTCACCAAAAATACTCCCAGAAATATCTCAATATTTGCACAAAATTTAAAAGAATCTGATTCATCTGGAATTTCATTTCTAAAATTAGTAAGAACAGAATGTGAATCTAAAAAAATTCAGTTCGCCTTGCATGGGTTAGATGAAAAATTCAATTACCGACTCAATATCACAAATGATGATAGCAAAAAATACCAAGAACAATTTGCAATTGCCCTTCGCAAATCAGAACAAATTGGAAAACTGACCATCGATTCCTTATTGGAATTCAAATATTTAATTACATTTACTGGTGAACTTACTGTTTCCTTTTGGCGTTCTTTTTTACACCCATCCAAAATCCGCTGGAAAGATAGTTTCCGTGTAGCGGAATCCATGGGAGTCAATGCGTTTCCCATCATTGCCATGATTGGATTTTTACTGGGACTCATCATGTCTTTCCAATCTGCCATTCCGATGCGGAAATTTGGAGCTGAGATCTTTGTGGCAAACCTAGTGGGATTGTCTTTATTCCGTGAACTAGGCCCCCTAATGACAGCTTTTATTCTATCGGGAAGGTCTGGTTCCGCCTTTGCTGCAGAACTTGGAACCATGAAAGTATCAGAAGAAATTGATGCATTGACTACAATGGGTCTACCTCCCGTACAATTTCTCATCATCCCAAGGCTTGTTGCCTCTCTCATCGTCACACCTCTTCTTACCATTGTCTTTAATTTATTTGGTCTCATTGGTGGAGCAGTTGTGCTTGTGAGTTTTGGATTCCCTCTCGTTACGTTTGTAAACCAAGTGAACATTGCCGTTGGGCTTTCCGATATTTTAGGGGGACTCTTAAAATCTTATTTTTTTGGAATGATCATCGCTTCCATTGGATGTTACCGAGGCTTAAAAACAGCATCAGGAGCTGGTGCTGTTGGTGAATCCACCACATCAGCAGTGGTAGGTTCGATCATATTAGTTTCCATCTTAGATGGAATTTTTTCCGTCCTATATTTTTACTTACGCATATGA
- a CDS encoding histone deacetylase family protein has translation MASNALALIYHSSYNLELPGHVFPAHKYSHLYNRVKRDPVFASWDILLPKKVDDADLELVHTKEYLDDLFSYEHTTRTMYSELPLNRSIVESFMYGVGGTMYASVLSDKHQFAFNMGGGYHHSFPDRAEGFCYLNDVAIAIRKQKESKPNLNALIIDLDLHQGNGNSYIFQYDDKVFTFSMHQGNLYPKKEISNLDVNLEANIKDDEYLSILDTSLNQIRKDFDANIIYYVAGADPYEDDSLGELKVSMKGLKERDLMVKKFAESLNIPCVVTLAGGYARDFRDTVEIHFNTIAAFGEK, from the coding sequence ATGGCATCAAATGCACTCGCTCTCATTTACCATTCTTCGTACAACCTCGAATTACCTGGTCATGTTTTCCCTGCACATAAATACTCACATCTTTATAACCGTGTGAAAAGGGATCCTGTTTTTGCATCCTGGGATATCCTCTTACCTAAAAAAGTAGATGATGCTGATTTAGAGTTAGTTCACACCAAAGAATACCTCGATGATCTATTTAGTTATGAACATACGACACGTACAATGTATTCGGAATTACCGTTGAATCGAAGTATTGTGGAAAGTTTTATGTATGGAGTGGGAGGGACAATGTATGCGAGTGTTCTTTCCGACAAACATCAGTTTGCTTTCAATATGGGTGGAGGATACCATCATAGTTTTCCAGATAGAGCTGAGGGGTTTTGTTATTTGAATGATGTTGCGATTGCCATTCGGAAACAAAAGGAATCTAAACCGAATCTAAATGCATTAATCATTGACTTAGATTTACACCAAGGGAATGGTAATTCGTATATTTTTCAATATGATGACAAAGTTTTCACATTTTCGATGCACCAAGGCAATCTTTACCCTAAGAAAGAAATATCTAACTTAGATGTAAATTTGGAAGCAAATATAAAAGACGATGAATACCTTTCCATTCTCGATACTTCATTAAATCAAATCCGAAAGGATTTTGATGCAAATATCATTTATTATGTTGCAGGGGCTGATCCTTATGAGGATGATTCTCTTGGAGAACTAAAAGTATCCATGAAAGGTTTAAAAGAAAGAGACTTGATGGTTAAAAAATTTGCTGAATCACTTAACATTCCTTGTGTTGTGACTTTAGCTGGTGGTTATGCAAGAGACTTTCGTGATACTGTTGAAATTCATTTTAATACAATCGCTGCATTTGGTGAAAAATAA